One segment of Neobacillus endophyticus DNA contains the following:
- a CDS encoding ABC transporter ATP-binding protein, whose amino-acid sequence MNMPINAVIRFEHVYYSDGKNPILNDLTGSFHEGKITTLVGPSGAGKTTLFKLCNGLISPDTGQIILKDKPIEDYDPLSLRREVGLALQSATMVSGTVWTNLALPLTLKGEQLPEEKAKELLQMVGLEDKFLNHHVKDLSGGQRQKVSIARTLVNQPKVLLLDEITSSLDRVSQQEIEELIIKINREYSTTIIWITHNLEQAISIGDFSWVMMGGEVIEAGESHILQHPQDERVQRFVRGELD is encoded by the coding sequence ATGAACATGCCCATAAATGCTGTGATTAGATTTGAGCACGTCTATTATTCAGACGGAAAAAATCCGATTTTAAATGATCTAACAGGTTCGTTTCATGAAGGGAAAATTACCACTTTGGTCGGTCCTTCCGGAGCAGGGAAGACCACCTTATTTAAATTGTGTAACGGATTGATCTCACCAGATACAGGTCAAATTATTCTAAAAGATAAACCGATCGAGGACTATGATCCGCTTTCACTGCGCCGCGAAGTTGGGCTTGCGCTTCAAAGCGCCACAATGGTCAGCGGGACTGTTTGGACAAACCTGGCGCTGCCATTGACACTAAAAGGAGAACAGCTGCCCGAAGAGAAAGCAAAAGAGCTGTTGCAGATGGTCGGACTTGAAGACAAGTTTTTGAATCATCATGTGAAAGATTTATCCGGCGGCCAGCGCCAAAAAGTTTCGATCGCTCGAACACTTGTCAACCAACCAAAAGTTCTATTGTTAGATGAAATTACCTCGTCGCTTGATCGGGTTTCACAGCAAGAAATCGAAGAGCTGATCATCAAAATAAATAGGGAATATTCTACAACCATCATTTGGATCACCCATAACTTAGAGCAAGCCATTTCGATTGGTGACTTTTCTTGGGTTATGATGGGTGGAGAGGTGATCGAAGCTGGGGAAAGCCATATTCTGCAACATCCTCAGGATGAAAGGGTACAGCGCTTTGTAAGGGGGGAGTTAGATTGA
- a CDS encoding NUDIX hydrolase: MNSIVVVVKGLILHNGKVLIVKRAAEDEVGGGTWECAGGKIEFGEELEAALRREIKEEVGLDVTFDRILYATTFNTHPSRQVVILTYLCHGDHQEVSLSKEHSAYKWTTKDQLRYLLSPGIVSDFEKNKVFDLPELV; this comes from the coding sequence TTGAATTCAATTGTAGTAGTGGTAAAAGGGTTAATTCTACATAATGGTAAAGTTTTAATCGTTAAACGGGCAGCTGAGGATGAAGTCGGCGGCGGCACTTGGGAGTGTGCCGGTGGAAAAATAGAGTTCGGTGAAGAATTAGAAGCGGCGTTAAGACGGGAGATTAAAGAAGAAGTAGGATTAGATGTTACATTTGATCGGATCTTATATGCCACCACTTTTAATACCCATCCATCTAGACAAGTCGTTATTTTAACCTACTTATGTCATGGTGATCATCAGGAAGTTTCTCTATCAAAGGAGCACAGTGCGTATAAATGGACGACGAAGGACCAATTGAGATACCTTTTATCCCCTGGTATTGTCAGTGATTTTGAGAAAAATAAGGTGTTTGATTTGCCAGAGTTGGTATAA
- a CDS encoding aldehyde dehydrogenase family protein, producing the protein MSQVTISVNENVEKFLTGKKKLYIDGQFVESLSQKTFDTYNPATGEVLAAVYEAGPEDIDRAVKAARKAFDQGTWSKMGTAERSRLMYKLADLMEEHREELAQLETLDNGKPIRETSAADIPLSIEHMRYYAGWATKIVGQTIPVNGPYFNYTRHEAVGVVGQIIPWNFPLLMAMWKLGAALATGCTVVLKPAEQTPLSALYLAELIDKAGFPPGVVNIVPGFGETAGQPLVDHPLVDKIAFTGSTDVGKMIMERAAKTLKRVTLELGGKSPNIILPDADLSQAIPGALNGVMFNQGQVCCAGSRVFIQKKQFDNVVADMVSHAQKIKQGAGLHADTEIGPLVSVEQQNRVLGYIEKGLQEGAELLVGGEKPFEEGYFVSPTIFANVRDEMTIAKEEIFGPVITALPYEDIDELIDRANNSQYGLAAGVWTKDVSKAHYIASRLRAGTVWVNCYNAFDAASPFGGFKQSGLGREMGSYALNNYTEVKSVWISVK; encoded by the coding sequence TTGAGCCAAGTAACAATCAGTGTAAATGAAAATGTTGAAAAATTTTTAACAGGAAAGAAGAAGCTGTATATTGATGGTCAATTTGTTGAAAGTCTCTCTCAAAAAACATTTGATACGTATAATCCTGCAACTGGAGAAGTGCTTGCTGCGGTTTATGAAGCTGGTCCGGAAGATATCGACCGTGCCGTAAAAGCGGCGAGAAAAGCGTTTGATCAAGGTACATGGTCCAAAATGGGCACTGCCGAACGCAGCCGGTTGATGTATAAATTAGCTGATTTAATGGAAGAACACCGTGAAGAGTTGGCTCAATTAGAGACACTGGATAACGGAAAGCCAATCCGCGAAACCTCCGCTGCGGATATTCCGCTATCAATTGAACATATGCGTTATTATGCGGGCTGGGCAACGAAAATCGTTGGACAAACCATTCCAGTCAATGGTCCATACTTTAACTATACTCGTCATGAAGCCGTTGGAGTTGTCGGTCAGATCATTCCATGGAATTTCCCATTGCTAATGGCGATGTGGAAGCTTGGTGCTGCGCTGGCAACAGGTTGTACGGTTGTCTTAAAGCCTGCTGAACAAACACCACTTTCAGCTTTATATTTGGCTGAATTAATAGATAAAGCCGGTTTTCCACCAGGGGTTGTTAATATTGTTCCAGGATTTGGTGAAACTGCAGGTCAGCCGCTCGTGGATCATCCTTTGGTAGATAAAATTGCCTTTACTGGATCTACTGATGTTGGAAAGATGATTATGGAACGCGCTGCAAAAACTCTTAAAAGAGTAACGTTGGAGCTTGGCGGCAAATCACCTAACATTATTTTGCCGGATGCGGATCTTTCTCAAGCCATTCCAGGAGCACTTAACGGGGTAATGTTCAACCAAGGGCAAGTATGTTGTGCTGGTTCTAGGGTCTTTATCCAGAAAAAGCAATTTGATAATGTAGTAGCTGACATGGTCAGCCATGCCCAAAAAATCAAACAAGGTGCCGGATTGCATGCGGATACGGAAATCGGACCGCTCGTTTCTGTTGAGCAGCAAAATCGTGTACTTGGTTATATCGAAAAAGGTCTCCAAGAAGGAGCTGAATTGTTAGTAGGCGGTGAAAAACCGTTCGAAGAAGGCTATTTTGTCTCTCCTACAATCTTTGCCAACGTTCGCGATGAAATGACGATTGCCAAAGAAGAAATCTTTGGGCCTGTTATTACTGCCCTACCGTATGAAGACATTGACGAGCTGATTGATCGCGCAAACAATAGCCAATACGGATTGGCTGCCGGTGTATGGACGAAGGATGTTTCCAAAGCCCATTACATTGCCAGCCGCCTCCGTGCCGGAACTGTTTGGGTCAATTGCTATAATGCCTTTGATGCAGCTTCCCCATTCGGCGGTTTTAAACAATCCGGGCTGGGGCGTGAAATGGGATCTTATGCATTAAACAACTATACAGAAGTGAAGAGTGTTTGGATTTCGGTAAAATAA
- a CDS encoding DUF421 domain-containing protein — translation MDLVNLTAKLIIGFAFLFITVKIVGKKMMNQITPFTFISSIVFGELLGNGLYDHKVKISSIIYSICLWGFLLLTVEFIGQKFLRFRRFVEGKPSALIKNGMIDREALRKSRMNINQLQSLLRQSETFSIREVAFCYLESNGSISILKKAKYQKTKQKDFQLPDQAVHVPVTIIKDGQVFWDEIHDLGFDNTWLTQQLEIQGVSEYKDVFFAEWLEGDGLFLQRIN, via the coding sequence ATGGACTTAGTAAATTTAACGGCTAAACTCATTATTGGTTTTGCCTTTCTTTTTATAACTGTTAAAATTGTCGGAAAGAAAATGATGAATCAGATTACACCATTTACGTTCATCTCCTCCATTGTATTCGGTGAATTGTTGGGAAATGGGTTATATGATCATAAGGTTAAAATTAGTAGTATTATTTACTCCATATGTTTATGGGGGTTTTTGTTATTAACTGTAGAGTTTATTGGTCAAAAGTTTCTAAGGTTTCGAAGATTTGTTGAGGGAAAGCCCTCCGCCCTTATAAAGAATGGAATGATTGATCGTGAAGCATTAAGAAAAAGCAGAATGAACATCAATCAATTGCAAAGTTTGCTTCGGCAAAGCGAAACTTTTTCCATTAGGGAGGTGGCATTTTGCTATTTAGAATCAAATGGGTCGATCAGCATTCTAAAAAAAGCAAAATATCAAAAGACTAAACAGAAAGATTTTCAGCTCCCTGATCAAGCAGTGCATGTTCCTGTTACCATTATTAAAGATGGTCAAGTATTTTGGGATGAAATCCATGATTTAGGTTTCGATAACACGTGGCTTACCCAACAACTAGAAATACAAGGCGTTTCAGAGTACAAAGATGTTTTTTTTGCAGAATGGCTTGAAGGTGATGGTCTATTCTTACAACGGATAAACTAA
- a CDS encoding ABC transporter permease — protein sequence MNFVSLSLALIFVLIPLLLSKTLKLGLEKDAIIATIRSIIQLLVVGYILKFVFASENYLFITLMLILMIGAATQNARKKGKSIRGMTWKLVVTFLFVEVLTQGILIGFHITPPTAQYIIPISGMVIGNSMVLAILFLNRFTAEVEARQDETELILSLGGTPKQAIQSSLIAAIKASTIPTVESQKTIGLVQLPGMMSGQIIAGADPVQAVQFQLLILFLLLTTAVVTSIMIGFLSYPTLFNKRMQVIKRKA from the coding sequence TTGAATTTTGTATCATTATCACTAGCTCTTATTTTTGTCCTGATCCCGCTGCTATTATCGAAAACATTAAAGTTAGGTTTAGAAAAGGATGCCATCATTGCAACGATTCGTTCCATTATTCAATTATTGGTTGTCGGTTATATTTTAAAATTTGTTTTTGCATCAGAGAATTATCTTTTTATCACGTTGATGTTGATATTAATGATCGGAGCAGCAACGCAAAACGCAAGAAAAAAAGGAAAATCGATAAGAGGTATGACCTGGAAATTGGTGGTTACCTTTCTTTTTGTTGAGGTACTCACACAAGGAATCTTAATTGGCTTCCATATCACGCCGCCTACCGCACAATATATTATACCGATCAGCGGGATGGTGATTGGTAATTCGATGGTGCTTGCTATTTTATTTCTCAATCGTTTTACTGCAGAAGTGGAGGCGCGACAGGATGAAACGGAGCTAATCTTATCTTTAGGTGGAACGCCCAAACAGGCAATCCAGTCTTCGCTCATTGCTGCGATCAAAGCAAGCACAATTCCCACTGTTGAAAGTCAGAAAACTATTGGACTTGTCCAGCTTCCCGGGATGATGAGCGGGCAAATCATTGCTGGCGCTGACCCTGTTCAAGCTGTCCAATTTCAATTGCTGATCTTATTTTTGTTGCTAACGACAGCAGTAGTCACCAGCATCATGATTGGGTTCCTCTCCTATCCGACATTGTTTAATAAACGTATGCAAGTGATTAAGAGAAAAGCATGA
- a CDS encoding DUF4145 domain-containing protein, whose protein sequence is MDKYFYQFLEPISKELALVAMELEKSIYSSPRTMLTHARVFVENILQQVILKEKLPEEGRANLKERLDLLNDQGYLTPEIRDALHYVRQIGNQAAHDARPFRFSEALLSWEALYKIVKWYVEVYGPVDVTVPGYQDPAPKTEQKYNMTEIEVRLKSLEELLRNPNSKLEESTASKETAATVTYPSKVQEIPGFTTIRTITYKSQKLEVPYFLRDAFLLPQRFDKSETFLIRLGAEQQARIISELPNSLEGLHRHVKRYSVKNDEQFFEELKVFIEEEKIRRKLIIERPGELFFFFKTDHIVVTEELAKLPITIEEFTGFPSLIRQLNNDEMYSIGQLPKELVILAKYENVGTGTVEKLFEQLKKKAAERNKDNQRLDPAEENLGYKKWDTLYIHVKLGESKTIIRGESVPALWKEGLRWIEAHKLPLHQFVKRGVILDSTDAGTRYALSLKPLHQDNKNFRQKQTYISIVTGETYYLETKMNPKSGLEILGSLLTQLGVEVKIPLLEEKV, encoded by the coding sequence ATGGACAAATATTTCTATCAATTTCTTGAACCTATTTCTAAAGAGTTGGCTTTGGTAGCGATGGAACTGGAAAAAAGCATTTATTCTAGTCCGCGAACGATGCTTACCCATGCAAGAGTCTTTGTGGAAAATATCTTACAGCAGGTAATCCTCAAAGAAAAACTGCCCGAGGAAGGAAGAGCAAATTTAAAAGAACGGCTTGATCTATTGAATGATCAAGGATATTTAACTCCCGAAATTCGCGATGCCCTTCACTATGTTCGCCAAATTGGTAACCAGGCCGCACATGACGCCCGTCCATTCCGGTTTTCCGAAGCATTATTGTCATGGGAGGCTTTATATAAAATAGTTAAGTGGTATGTGGAGGTGTACGGACCAGTCGATGTAACCGTTCCTGGCTATCAAGATCCTGCGCCAAAAACTGAACAAAAATACAATATGACTGAAATTGAAGTCAGATTGAAGTCATTGGAGGAACTATTAAGAAACCCAAATTCCAAACTGGAAGAAAGCACAGCCAGTAAAGAAACAGCAGCGACAGTAACTTATCCGTCAAAAGTACAGGAAATCCCAGGATTCACCACGATTCGTACCATTACATATAAAAGCCAAAAACTGGAGGTCCCATATTTTCTTCGCGATGCCTTCCTTTTACCCCAGCGCTTTGATAAGTCTGAAACCTTTTTAATCCGTCTGGGTGCCGAACAGCAAGCGAGGATCATAAGTGAATTACCGAACAGTCTTGAGGGGCTTCACAGACATGTAAAGCGCTACAGTGTAAAAAATGATGAACAGTTCTTTGAAGAATTAAAAGTATTTATTGAAGAGGAAAAAATTCGAAGAAAACTGATCATAGAAAGGCCTGGAGAACTCTTTTTCTTTTTCAAAACTGATCATATCGTTGTCACGGAAGAACTCGCCAAATTGCCGATTACAATAGAAGAGTTTACCGGTTTTCCGAGTCTCATTCGCCAATTAAACAATGATGAAATGTATAGCATTGGGCAGCTTCCGAAGGAACTTGTGATTCTGGCTAAGTATGAAAATGTCGGGACAGGAACAGTAGAGAAGCTGTTCGAACAGCTAAAGAAAAAAGCAGCGGAACGAAATAAGGATAACCAGCGGCTTGATCCGGCTGAAGAAAACCTAGGCTACAAAAAATGGGATACCCTGTATATTCATGTCAAACTTGGTGAAAGTAAAACAATTATTCGAGGAGAAAGTGTCCCTGCTTTATGGAAAGAAGGCTTGAGATGGATCGAAGCACATAAGCTGCCGCTTCATCAGTTTGTGAAAAGGGGCGTGATCCTTGACTCAACAGATGCTGGTACAAGGTATGCTCTCTCATTAAAACCGCTCCATCAAGATAATAAGAATTTTAGACAAAAACAAACTTATATATCTATAGTTACAGGTGAAACCTATTACCTTGAAACAAAAATGAACCCTAAATCCGGACTTGAAATACTTGGTAGTTTACTGACTCAATTAGGAGTGGAAGTAAAAATCCCGTTGCTGGAGGAAAAGGTGTAA